GGCCGAGCTGGAGGTATACGATTTGAGCGGCCGGCGGGTGGCGACGCTGTGCTCGGGCGCGGCGGAGGCCGGCGAGCGCGAGGTGGTGTGGAACCTGGCGGGCGACGACGGCTCCGCGGTGCCGCCCGGGGTGTACATCTACCGCTTGCGGACGGCCGGCGACGTCGCCGCGCGGCGGCTGGTCGTGGCCCGGTAGGCGGGGTTAAGGATTGCCGAAGTCGAAGGCGGGCCCCGGCCCGCCTTTTTTCCGGCCCGCGGCGTTAAACGGCTCTTGGGGCGGCGGCGTCTAAATCCGGCCGGGCATTTAGGATTGTAAACGCCCGGCGGCGGTGTTAAAATTATATGAGGAGTGATGGCGTTATCCGGAACGGCAAGGCACGGATGAGGACGTTCGTCGCGATTTTGGCGGTGTCGGCGTCGGCCGGCGCGGCGTTGGCCGGCGGCAGGGAAGCGTTCGTCGATTATTACGCCACGGCGTCGACGTTGATCGGCGCCCTTAACGGCATGGCCGCCGATTTGGAACGGTTGGATTTGCCGAGCGGCGAATTCTCCGACGACGTCGCCGACGATATCAGGTCCCGGCTTATAAAAGCCCGCGAAGGTTTTAATTCCCTTTTGACGTCCGACGACCACACGAGCGAATTAAACGAGGGGTACATACTTTATATTGATAAAATGTTGTTGGCGTTGATGTTGGCCAAAGAGTATCGCGAAAGAGGGGGGCCCGAAGAGCGAGCCCGGCTGGTTAAAATTATTGCGGAGAGTAACGAGTTACGGGCGGAAATGAACGCCAAAGTTAAACACGATAAAAAGAGTTGGGGCCTGGACTGACGCCGAGGGTATCGAAAAGACGTGAAGGCCGTTGAAGGTATAAGGGGAGTCGCGGCGGCCGCGGTCGCGATATCCGCAATAATGGTGGCCGCGGCGTGCCACGAACGCTTCATCGTCATTCAGGTGAAGAAGCCGCCCGATATCGACCCGTCGGTATACAAACGGGTCGGCGTGTTGCCGTTCGAGGGCGAGGAGGACGAGGGCCTTTTGGCCGCGAAAAGGGTGCGGGAGGAGGTAG
The window above is part of the bacterium genome. Proteins encoded here:
- a CDS encoding FlgD immunoglobulin-like domain containing protein gives rise to the protein AELEVYDLSGRRVATLCSGAAEAGEREVVWNLAGDDGSAVPPGVYIYRLRTAGDVAARRLVVAR